A window from Vanessa atalanta chromosome 18, ilVanAtal1.2, whole genome shotgun sequence encodes these proteins:
- the LOC125071113 gene encoding 40S ribosomal protein S25, which yields MIYNKAYHYFATFNPPKKDAKSSAKQPQKTQKKKEGSSGGKAKKKKWSKGKVRDKLNNQVLFDKPTYEKLYKEVPQYKLITPAVVSERLKVRGSLARRALIELREKGLIKQVVQHHGQVIYTRATKGDDPVA from the exons ATGATTTATAACAAGGCCTATCATTATTTCGCAACATTcaat ccgCCCAAGAAGGACGCGAAATCCTCGGCAAAGCAGCCCCAGAAGACCCAGAAGAAGAAGGAAGGGTCCAGTGGTGGCAAAGCCAAGAAGAAG aaGTGGTCCAAAGGAAAAGTACGTGACAAGTTAAACAACCAAGTGTTGTTTGACAAGCCCACATATGAAAAACTCTACAAAGAAGTACCACAGTATAAACTGATCACACCTGCTGTTGTCTCTGAAAGATTGAAAGTCAGAGGTTCCCTCGCGAGAAGAGCACTCATTGAACTCAGAGAAAAAG GCTTAATCAAGCAGGTAGTCCAACACCACGGCCAGGTGATTTACACAAGAGCAACTAAGGGAGATGACCCTGTTGCGTAA